One Defluviimonas sp. SAOS-178_SWC DNA window includes the following coding sequences:
- a CDS encoding calcium-binding protein — MPKPSSSGGKAAPTPPAGAIVGTDSADLITPLSSGIFSTSGDDVIWGLGGDDEIDGGDGNDVIEAGAGDDTIYGGAGNDVINGGDGSDVIIAGPGSDTIDGGTDGGVDTVIYYGEVGVDYDYTIHTTTVGKGKNQQTVVTGFTVTALDGSGDVDIITNVDELIFVQLPATGDIITQGDFDYAPFDGTATVDVLANDYLEGGQPGVGLTLSAILDVQIDLDQDGINDIDLIPDGQPLSYYMGGGLLNDGSLLTLNSDGTLTWDPNGVYDIEPGAGAPPPVVQFWYEVSDGSGNVQYGDVTFQVTYPAQAGDIQFEDMVSVYDDITAEIFGIWIYQDGPNGSYWISQLSSATNYFEKRDEGATSFDYDGDGDDEFRIWTDPNGTTHEMNVKHKDNAAFDLVGFSMIGFDVGETAEIVFSDAVGNGIGQVTVTSADVDPDGVLRFTNATDVIQFNVIAGAGDAFYVDDILLA, encoded by the coding sequence ATGCCGAAACCGTCCAGCTCTGGTGGAAAGGCCGCGCCGACGCCGCCTGCCGGTGCCATCGTCGGCACCGACAGCGCCGATCTGATCACGCCGCTCTCGTCCGGGATCTTCTCGACCTCGGGCGATGACGTGATCTGGGGCCTTGGCGGCGACGATGAGATCGACGGCGGGGACGGCAATGACGTGATCGAGGCCGGGGCCGGTGACGACACGATTTATGGTGGTGCCGGAAACGACGTGATCAACGGCGGCGATGGCAGCGACGTGATCATCGCAGGGCCCGGCAGCGACACGATCGACGGCGGGACGGATGGCGGCGTCGACACCGTCATCTACTACGGCGAGGTCGGGGTGGACTATGACTACACCATCCACACGACGACGGTCGGCAAGGGCAAGAACCAGCAGACCGTGGTGACGGGCTTCACGGTCACCGCGCTCGACGGGTCGGGCGACGTCGATATCATCACCAATGTCGACGAGCTGATCTTCGTCCAGCTGCCCGCGACCGGCGATATCATCACGCAAGGCGACTTCGACTACGCGCCCTTCGACGGAACGGCCACGGTCGATGTCCTTGCCAACGACTACCTCGAAGGCGGCCAGCCGGGGGTGGGGCTGACGCTCAGCGCCATTCTCGACGTGCAGATCGACCTCGACCAGGACGGGATCAACGACATCGACCTCATCCCGGATGGCCAGCCGCTCAGCTACTACATGGGCGGCGGGCTTCTGAACGACGGCTCGCTTCTCACGCTAAATTCCGACGGCACGCTGACCTGGGATCCGAACGGCGTCTACGACATCGAACCGGGCGCGGGCGCGCCGCCGCCGGTGGTGCAGTTCTGGTACGAAGTCTCCGACGGGTCCGGCAACGTGCAATACGGCGACGTGACCTTCCAGGTGACCTATCCGGCCCAGGCCGGCGATATCCAGTTCGAGGACATGGTCAGCGTCTATGACGATATCACCGCCGAGATCTTCGGCATCTGGATCTACCAGGATGGCCCGAACGGCAGCTACTGGATCAGCCAGCTGAGCTCCGCCACCAACTATTTCGAGAAGCGCGACGAAGGGGCGACGAGCTTCGACTACGATGGCGACGGTGATGACGAGTTCCGCATCTGGACCGATCCGAACGGCACCACTCACGAAATGAACGTCAAGCACAAGGACAACGCCGCGTTCGACCTCGTCGGCTTCTCGATGATCGGCTTCGACGTGGGAGAGACCGCCGAGATCGTCTTCTCCGACGCGGTCGGGAACGGCATCGGACAGGTGACCGTGACCTCGGCCGATGTCGACCCGGATGGCGTGCTGCGCTTCACCAACGCGACCGACGTCATACAATTCAACGTGATCGCCGGGGCGGGCGACGCGTTCTACGTCGACGATATCCTCCTGGCCTGA
- the murD gene encoding UDP-N-acetylmuramoyl-L-alanine--D-glutamate ligase, with product MIPVQGFGGRKVAVLGLGRSGLATARALIAGGAEPCLWDDAPEARAAAEAAGFAVTDLTRATAWEGIAALIVSPGIPHLYPEPNRLIARAMAAGVPVDNDIGLFFRSWAVAGWDEMDQIPKVIAVTGSNGKSTTTALIHHILNVAGRPTQMAGNIGRGVLDIDPAEDGEVVVLELSSYQTELARSLTPDIAVFTNLSPDHLDRHGGKGGYFAAKRRLFAEGGPDRAVIGVDEVEGQFLANQLAQGPADDRVIRISSGQKLDGEGWTVFARKGFLSEWRKGRQVAAIDLREVAGLPGAHNHQNACAAYAAVRTLGLAPKLIEGALHSFAGLPHRSQLVGERGGVRFVNDSKATNVDSAAKALQAFPKIRWIAGGLGKDGGIAALKPHLGSVVKAYLIGHSARDFALELGDTPHEICETMERAVARAAEEAEAGEVVLLAPAAASFDQYPNFEKRGEDFAARVADWLARA from the coding sequence ATGATTCCGGTTCAAGGGTTTGGGGGGCGTAAGGTCGCGGTTCTGGGGCTCGGCCGGTCGGGGCTTGCCACGGCGCGGGCGCTGATCGCGGGCGGGGCGGAGCCGTGCCTTTGGGACGACGCGCCCGAGGCCCGCGCGGCGGCCGAGGCGGCGGGCTTCGCGGTCACGGACCTCACGCGCGCCACTGCCTGGGAAGGGATCGCCGCGCTGATCGTCTCGCCCGGCATCCCGCATCTTTACCCGGAGCCCAACCGGCTGATCGCGCGCGCGATGGCGGCCGGCGTGCCGGTCGACAACGATATCGGGCTGTTCTTCCGCTCCTGGGCCGTGGCGGGCTGGGACGAGATGGACCAAATTCCGAAAGTCATCGCGGTCACCGGGTCGAACGGCAAGTCGACGACGACGGCGCTGATCCACCACATCCTCAATGTCGCCGGACGTCCGACCCAGATGGCGGGGAATATCGGCCGTGGCGTGCTCGACATCGACCCGGCGGAGGACGGCGAGGTCGTGGTGCTGGAACTCAGCTCCTACCAGACCGAACTTGCGCGCTCCCTGACCCCCGATATCGCGGTCTTCACCAACCTCTCGCCCGATCACCTCGACCGGCACGGCGGCAAGGGCGGTTACTTCGCCGCCAAGCGCAGGTTGTTCGCCGAGGGCGGGCCGGACCGGGCGGTGATCGGGGTGGACGAGGTCGAGGGGCAGTTCCTTGCCAACCAACTCGCGCAGGGGCCGGCGGACGACCGGGTGATCCGTATCTCGTCGGGCCAGAAGCTGGACGGCGAGGGCTGGACGGTCTTTGCCCGCAAGGGGTTCCTGTCCGAATGGCGCAAAGGGCGGCAGGTGGCCGCAATCGACCTGCGCGAGGTCGCGGGGCTGCCGGGCGCCCACAACCACCAGAACGCCTGCGCCGCCTATGCGGCCGTTCGTACGCTCGGCCTCGCGCCGAAGCTGATCGAGGGCGCCTTGCACTCTTTCGCGGGGCTTCCGCACCGGAGCCAGCTTGTCGGCGAGCGGGGCGGGGTGCGCTTCGTCAACGACTCGAAGGCGACCAACGTCGACAGCGCCGCCAAGGCGTTGCAGGCCTTCCCGAAGATCCGCTGGATCGCCGGGGGGCTTGGCAAGGACGGCGGCATCGCGGCGCTGAAGCCGCATCTCGGTTCCGTGGTGAAGGCCTATCTCATCGGCCATTCGGCGCGCGACTTCGCGCTGGAGCTTGGCGACACCCCGCACGAGATCTGCGAGACAATGGAGCGCGCCGTCGCCCGCGCGGCGGAAGAAGCGGAGGCGGGCGAGGTCGTCCTCCTCGCTCCGGCGGCCGCGTCGTTCGACCAGTACCCGAACTTCGAGAAGCGCGGCGAGGATTTCGCGGCGCGGGTCGCGGACTGGTTGGCGCGGGCGTAA
- a CDS encoding FKBP-type peptidyl-prolyl cis-trans isomerase, with amino-acid sequence MTQVKTGDTVRIHYTGTLQDGTTFDSSAGRDPLEFTVGSGQIIPGLDRALPGMEVGEQKTVTIAPEDAYGPRHAEAAQDVPRHQIPPEIPLEIGTPLQMRTPDGRSINVTVAGLTEETVTLDANHPLAGKALTFAFEIVSIG; translated from the coding sequence ATGACCCAGGTAAAGACGGGCGACACCGTGCGCATCCACTACACCGGCACTCTGCAGGACGGCACGACCTTCGACAGCTCCGCCGGGCGCGACCCGCTGGAATTCACCGTCGGCTCCGGCCAGATCATTCCCGGCCTGGACCGCGCGCTGCCGGGCATGGAAGTGGGCGAGCAGAAGACCGTCACCATCGCCCCGGAGGACGCCTACGGCCCGCGCCACGCCGAGGCCGCGCAGGACGTCCCGCGCCACCAGATCCCGCCCGAAATCCCGCTCGAGATCGGCACGCCCTTGCAGATGCGTACCCCCGACGGGCGCAGCATCAACGTCACGGTGGCCGGCTTGACAGAAGAGACGGTGACGCTCGACGCCAACCATCCGCTTGCCGGCAAGGCGCTGACCTTCGCCTTCGAGATCGTCTCGATCGGCTGA
- a CDS encoding DUF2161 domain-containing phosphodiesterase: MREADLYAPVKAHLEAQGYEVKAEIGDCDVLARRGDEPPVVVELKLTFSLALVMQGVARQSLFDHVYLAVPVSSDRGWKLRYKDILRLCRRLGLGLLAVKPGQVETHLDPGPYTPRRNTARAGRLLREFERRVGDPNTGGTTGTTRMTAYRQEALRCAAHLAACGPSKAADIAAATGVVRAGRMLRDDHYGWFERVDRGIYALTPKGLAATTVPGAAQAPGLA, from the coding sequence ATGCGCGAGGCCGACCTCTACGCCCCGGTGAAGGCGCATCTGGAGGCGCAGGGCTATGAGGTCAAGGCCGAGATCGGCGATTGCGACGTCCTCGCCCGGCGCGGCGACGAGCCGCCGGTGGTGGTGGAGCTGAAGCTGACCTTTTCCCTAGCGCTGGTGATGCAGGGCGTGGCGCGGCAGTCGTTGTTCGATCACGTGTACCTTGCGGTCCCGGTCTCGTCGGATCGCGGCTGGAAATTGCGCTACAAGGACATCCTCCGGCTTTGCCGCCGTCTTGGTCTAGGGTTGTTGGCCGTGAAGCCGGGACAGGTCGAGACCCATCTCGATCCGGGGCCTTACACGCCGCGCCGCAACACTGCCAGGGCCGGACGGCTCCTGCGCGAGTTCGAACGGCGGGTGGGCGATCCGAATACCGGCGGCACGACCGGGACGACACGCATGACCGCCTACCGGCAGGAGGCGCTGCGCTGCGCCGCCCACCTTGCCGCCTGCGGGCCGTCGAAAGCAGCCGACATCGCGGCCGCGACCGGCGTCGTCCGGGCCGGACGGATGCTTCGCGACGACCATTACGGCTGGTTCGAGCGGGTGGATAGGGGTATCTACGCGCTCACACCCAAGGGCCTCGCCGCAACGACCGTGCCCGGGGCGGCGCAAGCTCCCGGGCTGGCTTGA
- the mraY gene encoding phospho-N-acetylmuramoyl-pentapeptide-transferase, translated as MLYWLSGLAEGGDVFNLFRYITFRAGAAFFTALVFGFLFGQPLINLLRRRQGKGQPIRDDGPQTHFAKAGTPTMGGLLILSAILVSTLLWARLDNPYIWIVLFVTYGFGLIGFADDYAKVTKQNTKGVSSRLRFLLGLLIAAFAGGMAAYVHPADLTNQLAFPVFKNALFNLGWFFVPFAMVVIVGAANAVNLTDGLDGLAVMPVMIAAGTLGVIAYAVGRTDFTDYLGVHYVPGTGEILIFTAALIGGGLGFLWYNAPPAAVFMGDTGSLALGGALGAIAVVTKHEIVLAIVGGLFVVEALSVIIQVLYFKRTGKRVFLMAPIHHHFEKKGWAEPQIVIRFWIISLILALIGLATLKVR; from the coding sequence ATGCTCTATTGGTTGTCGGGTCTGGCCGAGGGCGGCGACGTCTTCAACCTCTTTCGCTACATCACCTTTCGCGCCGGGGCGGCCTTTTTCACCGCGCTCGTCTTCGGGTTTCTATTCGGCCAGCCGCTGATCAACCTGCTGCGCCGCCGCCAGGGCAAGGGCCAGCCGATCCGCGATGACGGGCCGCAGACCCATTTCGCCAAGGCAGGCACGCCGACGATGGGGGGGCTCCTGATCCTGTCGGCGATCCTCGTCTCGACGCTGCTCTGGGCGCGGCTCGACAACCCGTATATCTGGATCGTCCTCTTCGTCACCTATGGCTTTGGTCTTATCGGCTTTGCCGACGATTACGCGAAGGTGACTAAGCAGAACACAAAGGGGGTCTCGTCGCGCCTCCGCTTCCTTCTCGGCCTGCTGATCGCCGCTTTCGCGGGCGGGATGGCGGCCTATGTTCACCCGGCGGACCTGACCAACCAGCTCGCCTTCCCGGTCTTCAAGAACGCGCTATTCAATCTCGGCTGGTTCTTCGTGCCCTTCGCGATGGTCGTCATCGTCGGCGCGGCCAACGCGGTGAACCTGACCGACGGGCTCGACGGGCTCGCCGTGATGCCGGTGATGATCGCCGCCGGTACGCTCGGCGTCATCGCCTACGCGGTCGGCCGGACGGACTTCACCGACTATCTCGGCGTCCACTATGTCCCCGGCACCGGCGAGATCCTGATCTTCACCGCCGCGCTGATCGGCGGGGGACTCGGCTTTCTATGGTACAACGCGCCGCCAGCGGCGGTTTTCATGGGCGATACCGGATCGCTCGCGCTCGGGGGCGCGCTCGGCGCGATCGCGGTCGTGACAAAGCACGAGATCGTTCTGGCGATCGTCGGCGGTCTTTTCGTGGTCGAGGCGCTGAGCGTCATTATCCAGGTCCTCTACTTCAAGCGCACCGGCAAGCGCGTCTTCCTGATGGCGCCGATCCACCATCATTTCGAGAAGAAGGGCTGGGCCGAGCCGCAGATCGTCATCCGCTTCTGGATCATCTCGCTGATCCTCGCGCTGATCGGGCTGGCGACGCTGAAAGTGCGCTGA
- a CDS encoding UDP-N-acetylmuramoyl-tripeptide--D-alanyl-D-alanine ligase — translation MAALWTSAEAAAATGGLATQAFEATGISIDTRNIRPGELFVALKDVRDGHDFVRAALDKGAAGAMVSRIPEGCSEADPLLIVPDVLGALTALGAAGRARAKARVIAVTGSVGKTSTKEMLRAVLAGQGRVHAAEASFNNHWGVPITLARLPKDADFAVVEIGMNHPGEIAPLARLTRPHVAMITTIAPAHLEAFDGLDGIAREKAAIFEGLEPGGIAVIPSGLSVTPILAEGAASAARIIRFGAEPGDDYRLTGVTLAQDTTIVKADRAGAPILFKVQTAGRHFAANALGVLAVAEAVGADPAVAACDIGQWRPPAGRGQRERVYLDIVDENLSFDLIDDAFNANPTSMDAALEVLAAARPRDGIGRFLEGRRIAILGDMLELGPDEAAMHRAIADHPSIASVHLIHCVGPRMRALWDRLPLPKRGEWHETAPELAVRAHHLADAGDVLLVKGSKGSKVSLVVDALRKLGQPGAGEARGNE, via the coding sequence ATGGCCGCACTCTGGACCTCCGCCGAGGCTGCGGCCGCCACGGGCGGGCTGGCAACGCAAGCCTTTGAGGCGACAGGGATTTCCATCGACACCCGCAACATTCGGCCGGGCGAGCTTTTCGTCGCGCTGAAGGATGTGCGCGACGGTCACGACTTCGTCCGCGCCGCACTCGACAAGGGCGCGGCGGGGGCGATGGTCTCGCGCATCCCCGAGGGCTGCTCGGAGGCCGACCCGCTTCTGATCGTGCCCGACGTGCTGGGCGCGCTCACGGCACTCGGCGCGGCGGGGCGGGCGCGCGCGAAGGCGCGGGTGATCGCGGTGACGGGGTCGGTCGGGAAGACCTCCACCAAGGAGATGCTGCGCGCGGTCTTGGCGGGACAGGGGCGCGTCCATGCCGCCGAGGCGAGTTTCAACAACCATTGGGGCGTGCCGATCACGCTGGCGCGGCTGCCGAAGGACGCCGATTTCGCCGTGGTCGAGATCGGCATGAACCATCCCGGAGAGATCGCGCCGCTCGCGCGGCTCACCCGCCCGCATGTGGCGATGATCACCACCATCGCGCCGGCGCATCTCGAAGCCTTCGACGGACTCGATGGAATCGCCCGCGAAAAGGCGGCGATCTTCGAGGGGCTGGAGCCCGGCGGCATCGCCGTGATCCCCTCGGGCCTGTCCGTCACCCCGATCCTTGCCGAGGGCGCGGCGAGCGCGGCCCGCATCATCCGGTTCGGAGCGGAGCCGGGTGACGATTACCGACTGACAGGTGTCACCCTCGCGCAGGACACGACGATCGTGAAAGCCGACCGCGCCGGCGCACCGATCCTTTTCAAGGTCCAGACCGCAGGCCGCCACTTTGCCGCCAACGCGCTCGGCGTTCTCGCCGTGGCCGAGGCGGTGGGCGCCGATCCTGCCGTCGCTGCCTGCGACATCGGCCAGTGGCGCCCGCCGGCGGGGCGGGGGCAGCGCGAACGCGTCTACCTCGATATCGTCGACGAGAACCTCTCCTTCGACCTCATCGACGACGCCTTCAACGCCAATCCGACCTCGATGGACGCCGCCCTCGAAGTTCTGGCCGCAGCGCGGCCGCGCGACGGGATCGGCCGCTTTCTCGAGGGCCGCAGGATAGCCATTCTCGGCGACATGCTGGAACTCGGGCCGGACGAGGCCGCGATGCATCGCGCCATCGCCGATCATCCGTCGATCGCCTCGGTGCACCTCATCCATTGCGTCGGGCCCCGGATGCGCGCGCTTTGGGACCGGCTGCCGCTGCCCAAACGCGGCGAATGGCACGAGACGGCGCCCGAACTGGCGGTGCGCGCCCATCACCTCGCCGATGCCGGCGATGTTCTGCTGGTCAAGGGCTCCAAGGGATCGAAGGTCAGCCTTGTGGTTGACGCACTCCGCAAACTCGGGCAACCGGGCGCGGGCGAAGCGCGAGGGAACGAGTAA
- a CDS encoding UDP-N-acetylmuramoyl-L-alanyl-D-glutamate--2,6-diaminopimelate ligase, translated as MAEVSKSLSELGLRAQGGREARITGLSVDSRHVKPGHLFAALPGTKIHGAEFIQYALRMEAAAILTDRAGAEIAKAELAASNAALIIAEDPRQTLAYTAALWFGRQPEVMVAVTGTSGKTSVATFTRQIWQALGLSAANLGTMGVLGDFTAPLAHTTPEPITLHRILRDMADAGITHAAMEASSHGLDQVRLDGVRLKAAAFTNFSQDHLDYHANFDEYFAAKAGLFARVLPEDGTAVINIDEARGREMLEIARGRGQSLLTVGRDLVADLRITSQRFDATGQDLRFTHDGRPHLVRLALIGGFQAENVLAAAGLAMAAGEDPQAVIDTLPDLVTVRGRMELAAKRDNGATVFVDYSHKPGALASALQSLRPHVMGRIVVVFGAGGDRDRLKRPLMGEAAAAHADVVIVTDDNPRSEDPATIRAEVMKGCPEATEVGDRAEAILRGVDALQPGDALLIAGKGHETGQIVGNDVYPFDDAEQASVAVAALEGRI; from the coding sequence ATGGCAGAGGTATCGAAATCGCTATCCGAACTGGGCCTGAGGGCGCAGGGCGGGCGCGAGGCGCGCATCACCGGGCTTTCCGTCGACAGCCGGCATGTGAAGCCCGGCCACCTCTTCGCGGCTTTACCCGGAACGAAGATCCACGGCGCGGAATTCATCCAGTATGCGCTCCGGATGGAGGCCGCCGCGATCCTCACCGATCGCGCGGGGGCCGAGATCGCGAAGGCCGAACTGGCGGCGTCGAATGCCGCCCTGATCATCGCCGAGGATCCGCGCCAGACGCTCGCCTACACCGCCGCGCTCTGGTTCGGCCGCCAGCCCGAGGTCATGGTGGCCGTCACCGGCACGTCCGGCAAGACCTCGGTCGCCACCTTCACGCGGCAGATCTGGCAGGCCCTCGGCCTCAGCGCCGCCAATCTCGGCACGATGGGCGTTCTCGGCGATTTCACCGCGCCGCTCGCCCACACGACGCCGGAGCCGATCACCCTTCACCGCATCCTTCGCGACATGGCCGATGCCGGAATCACCCATGCGGCGATGGAAGCCTCGTCGCACGGGCTCGACCAGGTCCGGCTCGACGGGGTGCGCCTCAAGGCAGCGGCGTTCACGAATTTCAGCCAGGATCACCTCGATTACCACGCGAACTTCGACGAGTATTTCGCAGCCAAGGCCGGGCTCTTCGCCCGCGTCCTGCCGGAGGACGGCACCGCCGTCATCAATATCGACGAGGCGCGGGGCCGCGAGATGCTGGAGATCGCAAGAGGCCGGGGGCAATCACTCCTGACCGTTGGGCGCGACCTGGTGGCGGACCTTCGGATCACCTCGCAGCGCTTCGACGCGACCGGACAGGACCTGCGCTTTACCCATGACGGGCGCCCGCACCTCGTGCGCCTCGCGCTGATCGGCGGGTTCCAGGCGGAGAACGTGCTGGCCGCCGCCGGTCTCGCGATGGCGGCGGGCGAGGATCCGCAGGCGGTGATCGACACATTGCCCGATCTCGTGACGGTGCGCGGGCGGATGGAGCTTGCGGCCAAGCGCGACAACGGCGCCACGGTCTTCGTCGATTATTCCCACAAGCCCGGCGCGCTGGCCTCGGCGCTGCAATCCCTGCGCCCTCATGTCATGGGCCGCATCGTCGTCGTCTTCGGCGCGGGCGGCGACCGCGACAGGCTGAAACGGCCCCTGATGGGCGAGGCGGCGGCGGCCCATGCCGATGTGGTGATCGTCACCGACGACAATCCCCGCAGCGAGGACCCCGCCACGATCCGCGCCGAGGTGATGAAGGGTTGTCCCGAGGCGACCGAGGTCGGCGACCGGGCCGAGGCGATCCTGCGCGGCGTCGACGCGCTTCAGCCGGGCGATGCGCTCCTCATTGCCGGCAAGGGACATGAAACCGGCCAGATCGTCGGAAACGACGTCTATCCCTTCGACGATGCCGAACAGGCCAGCGTCGCCGTCGCCGCCCTCGAAGGTCGAATCTAA
- a CDS encoding peptidoglycan D,D-transpeptidase FtsI family protein: MTRTPLRPLARILSARAKGENPDAIERENIRLRHEEMRDKARLRAEGRLLLLGVGFVVAFLTVGARMGLLAATEPVEPQTAVAGASIVAQRADITDRQGRILATNLITHALYAQPQQMVDPLGAAKKLAEIFPDLDVERMKKDFTGTRKFLWVKKKISPEQMQRVHEIGDPGLLFGPREMRLYPNGAIAAHVLGGASFGREGVQSAEVVGTAGVEKTFDTWLRDPANGGAPLQLSLDLTIQSTVEDVLYGGMKLMNAKGATAILMDVRSGEVVAMASLPDFDPNTRPAPLLKGDPSDSPLFNRAVQGVYELGSTFKIFAIAQALDLGLVNAETMVETKGPMVWGKFRIRDFHNYGPQLSVTDVIVKSSNIGTAHVAQAIGGTRQQDFLGRLGMFDATPVELVEAPTGKPLRPAKWPEITTLTVSYGHGVAASPLHLAAAYAAMVNGGTKVAPTVLKSTKVETGPRIISEGTSAIIRSMLRQVVQRGTATFGDVEGYEVGGKTGTADKPKPNGGGYFKDKVVATFAAAFPMSDPKYVLVVSLDEPVETSGTEPRRTAGWTAVPVGAEIIRRAAPLLGLRPELEPVAEASVIRVRN; the protein is encoded by the coding sequence ATGACCCGCACGCCGCTCCGTCCGCTGGCCCGCATCCTCTCCGCCCGCGCCAAGGGCGAGAATCCCGACGCGATCGAGCGGGAGAATATCCGCCTGCGCCACGAGGAGATGCGCGACAAGGCGCGGCTTCGGGCCGAGGGGCGGCTCTTGCTGCTCGGCGTCGGTTTCGTCGTCGCCTTCCTGACCGTGGGCGCGCGGATGGGGCTGCTGGCCGCGACCGAGCCGGTGGAGCCGCAGACGGCCGTCGCAGGCGCCTCCATCGTCGCGCAGCGCGCCGACATCACCGACCGGCAGGGGCGGATCCTCGCGACGAACCTGATCACGCATGCGCTTTACGCCCAGCCGCAGCAGATGGTCGACCCCCTCGGTGCAGCGAAGAAGCTGGCGGAGATCTTCCCCGATCTTGATGTGGAGCGGATGAAGAAGGACTTCACCGGCACGCGCAAGTTCCTCTGGGTGAAGAAGAAGATCTCGCCCGAACAGATGCAGCGTGTGCACGAGATCGGCGATCCCGGCCTACTCTTCGGCCCGCGCGAGATGCGGCTTTATCCCAACGGTGCCATCGCGGCCCATGTCCTCGGCGGTGCGAGCTTCGGCCGTGAGGGTGTCCAGTCGGCCGAGGTCGTCGGCACCGCCGGGGTCGAGAAGACCTTCGACACTTGGCTCCGTGATCCCGCCAATGGCGGCGCGCCGCTGCAGCTGTCGCTTGACCTCACGATCCAGTCGACGGTCGAGGATGTGCTTTACGGCGGCATGAAGCTGATGAACGCCAAGGGCGCGACGGCGATCCTGATGGACGTGCGTTCGGGCGAGGTGGTCGCGATGGCGTCGCTGCCGGATTTCGACCCGAACACGCGCCCCGCGCCGCTTCTGAAGGGCGACCCGTCCGACAGCCCGCTCTTCAACCGCGCCGTTCAGGGTGTCTACGAACTCGGCTCGACCTTCAAGATCTTCGCCATTGCCCAGGCGCTCGACCTCGGCCTCGTCAACGCCGAAACGATGGTCGAGACGAAGGGGCCGATGGTCTGGGGCAAGTTCCGCATCCGCGATTTCCACAATTACGGCCCGCAGCTTTCGGTGACGGACGTCATCGTGAAGTCGTCGAACATCGGCACCGCCCATGTCGCGCAAGCGATCGGCGGGACACGCCAGCAGGACTTCCTCGGCAGGCTCGGCATGTTCGACGCGACCCCGGTGGAGCTGGTGGAGGCACCGACAGGCAAGCCGCTCCGCCCGGCGAAATGGCCCGAGATCACCACGCTCACCGTCTCCTACGGCCACGGCGTCGCGGCAAGCCCGCTGCACCTTGCCGCCGCCTATGCGGCGATGGTCAACGGCGGCACGAAGGTCGCCCCGACGGTCCTGAAAAGCACGAAGGTCGAGACGGGCCCGCGCATCATCAGCGAAGGCACATCGGCGATCATCCGCTCGATGCTGCGTCAGGTCGTGCAGCGGGGCACTGCGACCTTTGGCGACGTCGAGGGGTACGAGGTCGGCGGCAAGACCGGCACCGCCGACAAGCCGAAACCGAACGGGGGCGGGTATTTCAAGGACAAGGTCGTCGCGACCTTCGCCGCCGCCTTCCCGATGTCGGACCCGAAATACGTCCTCGTCGTCTCGCTCGACGAGCCGGTCGAAACGTCTGGCACCGAGCCGCGCCGCACCGCCGGATGGACCGCGGTTCCGGTCGGGGCCGAGATCATCCGTCGCGCCGCGCCCCTGCTTGGTCTGAGGCCAGAGCTTGAACCCGTGGCCGAGGCCAGCGTAATACGCGTTCGCAATTGA
- the ftsL gene encoding cell division protein FtsL: MRSLFLLLSALAVMSLAFWAYRENYRTQAELADVRGLQNEIGQLRESLSVLKAEWAYLNRPDRLRELADINFERLGLLPFEPRQFGGVSQVSYPAVALPPITVPIDTIALNEGNP; the protein is encoded by the coding sequence ATGCGCAGCCTCTTCCTCCTTCTCTCCGCGCTCGCCGTCATGAGCCTCGCCTTCTGGGCCTACCGCGAGAATTACCGCACCCAGGCGGAGCTTGCCGACGTGCGGGGGCTTCAGAACGAAATCGGGCAGTTGCGCGAATCCCTGAGCGTTCTCAAGGCGGAATGGGCCTATCTGAACCGTCCGGACCGACTGAGGGAGCTTGCCGACATCAACTTCGAACGTCTCGGCCTTCTGCCGTTCGAACCGCGCCAGTTCGGCGGCGTGTCGCAAGTCAGCTATCCCGCCGTCGCCCTGCCGCCCATCACCGTCCCCATCGACACGATCGCGCTGAACGAGGGCAATCCATGA